The genomic interval GTTCTGGAACAACAGAGCTTTGAGTGTACAGAAATTGGGGAGTGTGAAGCTTCCCGGTCTCCCTCCTCCCAGCCACCCCGGATCCCACAGAGCGGAGgtctggaggagagagagggtctTCCCGGGGGGGCGGGCTGGTGGCCACGGGTATGGAGAGGGCTCCCTGGCCATGAGTTCATAGGAccccttgctcccccccccccaggtggcaGGGCTGCCAGGCATACACGTTAATTCTGAGGAAGGATGGGAAGAAGTCCGTGTTCAGGAACACCTGTGCGTATGAGGGCCTGGCTGAGGGAGGACCCGGGGGTAGAGGGTCCATGGGCGCATGGCCACTGAGACGCCGGACACGACGCTCCTGACCACACTCTCCTCCAgccaagtgacccctttgctccCGAGAATGCGGGTGGGTGGGATGGACACAGGCCAGCCTCTGGACCCTGGAACCTGTCCCTCCCAGAGCCCACGACTAGTGTTGTGGTGGCCTGGgccgggggggtggggtggggggagacccCCCACAGCCTTCCAGACTTCCACCGCCGCCCCCGCTCTGCCACGCGCTGGCCAGAGGAGTCAGGCGGCTCTGCGCCTCTCCCACCCAGTGAAGGGGGTGAAAGGCTTCCGTGTGCTGTCCACCGACTACAGCTATGGTGTGGTCGACTTGCGCCTGGGGCGGGCCAGCCACACCTCCAAGACCCTGCTGCTCTTCAGTGAGTCCAGGGGCCCTCCCGGTGGCCAGTGGTCCAGGGAACTGAGTGTGGAGGGCGCAGGGCTGGGAGGAGCGTTGGCAAGGGACGCCTGATGACACCACGGGCCGGTGGCTTATGCGAGGCCCCTTGTCTGGCAGTCCAGGGTGCCAGCAGGGTGGGGGTCCAGGGAGGCCCTCTTCCCGCCGGGTCCTCACACGGTGAGGGTGTGGGGGGCTCTGGCCACTTCCTTTCCTGACACGAGCACCAATCCCGCCGGGTCCTCACACGGTGAGGGTGTCGGGGGCTCTGGCCACTTCCTTTCCTGACACGAGCACCAATCCCGCCGTGTCCTCACACGGTGAGGGTGTCGGGGGCTCTGGCCACTTCCTTTCCTGACACGAGCACCAATCCCGCCGTGTCCTCACACGGTGAGGGTGTCGGGGGCTCTTGTCACTTCCTTTCCTGACACGAGCACCAATCCCAGCCCGAGGACCCCCCATCACTTTCCAAGGCCCACCTCCTAATGCGGTCACCCGGCTTCCCTGATGAAGGGGACACGGTGGCAGGCCTGTCCTGAGGGGTGCAGGCTGgcaaagggggaagggggaaggggggtaCAGTGTGGGGCTCTGGACACTGAGACCGGGGGGCAGGTCTCTGAGGTGGCCAAAGCAGAGGAGCGGGGGGTGGGAGCGGCCTCTGTGGAGGGGACATCAGGAAGCAGGAGGCCAGGCCTGGGTGAACCATCCACTCCCCGGGGGCTGAGCTGGGATCAGGGGGCAGGTCTCTGAGGTGGCCAAAGCAGAGGAGCGGGGGGTGGGAGCGGCCACTGTGGAGGGGACATCAGGAAGCAGGAGGCCAGGCCTGGGTGAACCATCCACTCCCCGGGGGCTGAGCTGGGATCAGGGGGCAGGTCTCTGAGGTGGCCAAAGCAGAGGAGCGGGGGGTGGGAGCGGCCTCTGTGGAGGGGACATCAGGGATCAGGAAGCAGGAGGCCAGGCCTGGGTGAACCATCCACTCCCCGGGGGCTGAGCTGGGATCAGGGGGCAGGTCTCTGAGGTGGCCAAAGCAGAGGAGCGGGGGGTGGGAGCGGCCTCTGTGGAGGGGACATCAGGGATCAGGAAGCAGGAGGCCAGGCCTGGGTGAACCATCCACTCCCCGGGGGCTGAGCTGGGATCAGGGGGCAGGTCTCTGAGGTGGCCAAAGCAGAGGAGCGGGGGGTGGGAGCGGCCTCTGTGGAGGGGACATCAGGGATCAGGAAGCAAGAGGCCAGGCCTGGGTGAACCATCCACTCCCCGGGGCTGAGCTGGGATCAGGGGGCAGGTCTCTGAGGTGGCCAAAGCAGAGGAGCGGGGGGTGGGAGCGGCCTCTGTGGAGGGGACATCAGGGATCAGGAAGCAGGAGGCCAGGCCTGGGTGAACCATCCACTCCCCGGGGCTGAGCTGGGATCAGGGGGCAGGTCTCTGAGGTGGCCAAAGCAGAGGAGCGGGGGGTGGGAGCGGCCACTGTGGAGGGGACATCAGGAAGCAAGAGGCCAGGCCTGGGTGAACCATCCACTCCCCGGGGCTGAGCTGGGATCAGGGGGCAGGTCTCTGAGGTGGCCAAAGCAGAGGAGCGGGGGGTGGGAGCGGCCTCTGTGGAGGGGACATCAGGGATCAGGAAGCAGGAGGCCAGGCCTGGGTGAACCATCCACTCCCCGGGGCTGAGCTGGGATCAGGGGGCAGGTCTCTGAGGTGGCCAAAGCAGAGGAGCGGGGGGTGGGAGCGGCCACTGTGGAGGGGACATCAGGAAGCAAGAGGCCAGGCCTGGGTGAACCATCCACTCCCCGGGGGCTGAGCTGGGATCAGGGGGCAGGTCTCTGAGGTGGCCAAAGCAGAGGAGCGGGGGGTGGGAGCGGCCACTGTGGAGGGGACATCAGGAAACAAGAGGCCAGGCCTGGGTGAACCATCCACTCCCCGGGGGCTGAGCTGGGACCAGGGGCCAGGGAGGTGGTGATTCAGAAGGTTGGGTGTGGAGCCAGGAGGAGGGTCTGCCCGGgattggggaggggcacaatccACTTCCGGGCACAAAGCGGGGGTGCTGGGGGGTGAGCAGCTCTGCTGCAGACCCTGGAGAGGGCAGGAGGCCTCCTGGGGAGTCTGGGCGGCGGTAGGTCCAGCAATGCAGCCCAAGGGGCGCCAGCCACGCCTGGCCAGAGGGGATTGGGCAAGCAGAGGCCTACCCAGTGACCACGTGTGGCCACGCCGCCTCCGGAGCCTCGAGGGGGGACACCCACCCTTCCCCACCACCCACCGGTTGTTGTCTTGCCCTGAGCAGCACCCCGTTGCTTCTCTGTCCCACAGACTCAGGGGGCATCTGGGGGCTGTGGACTGGGGTGGGACGCGGGGGCCGCCCCGGATGGCAGGGACTGGCAGTGCTAGTGTGACggttctgctccccccccccacccgtccACAGGCAGGCAGAACGTGTCCTAGTGTGATGGTTCCACTTCCCACCCCCCCGTCCACAGGCAGGCAGAACGTGTCCTAGTGTGACGGTTCCacttcccaccccccaccccccccacccccgtccacAGGCAGACAGAACGTGTCCTAGTGTGACGGTTCCGcatcccacccccccacccccccacccctgtccacAGGCAGACAGAACGTGTCCTAGTGTGATGGTTCCGCgtcccacccccccccacccccccccaccccccccacccctgtccacAGGCAGACAGAACGTGTCCTAGTGTGACGGTTCCACTTCCCACCCACCCGTCCACAGGCAGACAGAACGTGTCCTAGTGTGACGGTTCCGCGTCCCACCCACCCGTCCACAGGCAGACAGAACGTGTCCAGCTTCCTGAGCATGAAGAAGTTTGCGGACATATGCGAGATTCTGGACCTCACGAGGGGTGCGACCGTTCTCCCGAAAGATGGTAAAAACGGCAGCTGCAAGGCTTTTGCACCCCATGGCTTctgccccctcaccccaccctgtcCGTCCCACTGGAGAACTGACCCACGTGGGGAAGGGAAGATGGGAGGCTGACGTCACTTGGCCAAGATCTGAAGCCGCCGTGCAGGCGTGCCCAGCTGTCCTTCCACGGCACCTGGCCGCACGTGCTCCTCCTGATCGGGTCCCTGCACTGTGGCGGGGGGACCGGGGCCGCGTGGCTCTGTCCTCTGCGTGCCCTGCACTCACACATGTGCAACCAGGGAGAACAGCCCACGTGTTCACGGCGGATGTGGTCCCAGCCCCTCATCCCTGTGCTGCTCTCACACAGCCTCCTGTGCACACACCATCCTGCCCTGAGAGCGAGCTGTCCGGCTCCTTCCTTCGGGCTCGACCTGGGGTCCCTCTGGACCCCGGCGGCGTTGTTCCAGACTGCAGGTCTTCATGCCCAACTGCTGCTGAGAGGTGCTCGGCCATCCAGGCCACGGATGGTGTGAAGCCCAGAGCAACGGCTCTAACCTTGAAGGCGTCCTCTGGGATCCCAGGCCCCTTCTGCCGTTGTCACCTCTGTTACGTGACAGAAAGATGCTGCTGTCCCTTATCTGCTGTGAAACAGATCACAGGCTGGTCCACTCTCACCCTGGCTGTGTGTGTGCCTTCTGTGCAGCGAGTCCGCCGCCCGTACTCTGGGCTCCTTTTGATATCTGACACACTCTCAGGAAGCCGACGGCTTATCCACCAAACATGCATAAGCACCTATTCCATGCTGGTGTCACGCTAGCTGCTGGGACAGGGGTCGGGGGTAGGGAGTGGGGTGGGGCGGAGCGAGCGGTGAGCAAGACAGGCGACCGCATTTCTTACAGAACTGACACCTTGTTAGGAAGGGCTGATACGGGTGTCGACTACAGAAGCCAAGAAAGAGACCTAGAGGGACAAACAGCAGGCGTGTGACTCAGACAGGTGAGAGGGAGCAGTCAGGGAGAGCTTTTCCGGGGAAGTGCCACGTGAGCTGAGCACTGAAGGATGGTGCGAGTTAAGTAAGTTATGTTGGGGCTGGGGAACAGGACACCCGGGAAGAGGGCGCGGCTTTTGAAAGCCCCTTGGGGAAGGTGGCCAGGGAGAGCCGGGCCAGGACTCAGGAGCTGTTTGGAAGGGTGATGAGCTGGactgggaggagagggtggggcgGCCCGCAGGGAGCACTTACCCGCCCCCGCAGACCGCGTGCACATGACTCTGCGCCTGCAAGCACACATGCGCAACACTCCTGGTCACAGAAGAGGATGACAGCAGaacaggggcagggcagggttaGGGCACGTCCAGGACATCCAGAGGGAGTCCGAGTCCAGagaagaaatgggggggggggaggggagatgcttTGGATAAATGTTCCCAAGCAGCCATGACATCTCTGTGCCAGAAACCAGCACAGACTGATGTCTCCTTCCCACCTGGGTGCTTTGCTTGTgtcagggagcaggagggggagaaacCCTAGGCCCCTGAACGCAGGCTGCACAGGTCTCACTTTAGCCCCACCGTTTGTGTCCCCTCTCCAGCCCATCTTCTGTTTCGGGTCCCCCAGATGCCCACGTGCTCAAGCGTCCTGGGTGGGACAGCAAGTATGTGACTTAAAATAAGTGGTTCCCTCAGAGAGATGCACCAGGGACCCAGGGCAATGGGGACCACGTGGCCAGGGCTCGCTGCCCTGGGGGTGTCCCCTGAAGCTGGTGCCTTGGAGTGGCTCCCAGGCCCCCGAGACCACCACGTGGTCATCAGTCACATTGGCCACTGCCGGAGAAGATGCTGGGACACTGTGATGTCCTCCTAGTTCCCTCCGTGGAGAAGTCAGGTTTTGGGGGGGCCCTTCCACACTGCACAGTGGCCGAAGTCGGTGCTCTTCCAAACAGGCTGTGGGTTTCTCTGGAGTTCATTCTAACTTCACCCAGGTGCCAGAAGTCACCCCCACGGTTCCTTAGGAAACGGGCCTCTGTCTCTCTGGTTATGAGTCCTCGGGCTTTCTGTCCACCGAGGGACGGTGCCTCGAGCGGGAGTCCCGGAAGCCATCTGTGCAGCTCGAGAGTCCACGTGGCACCTTAGTCCAGGTGCTCAGGGGTCACACAGCAGTTAACGGCAGCGGGGAACGCGGGGCACCCGTTGGGAGGCGTTGGTGCTGCGCATGCGTGCAGCAGGCGCGGAGTCACGTGCACGTGGTCTGCGGGGGCGGGTATGCGCTCCCCCAGCGGACATGAAGCCCGGCCACGCTGCGGGAGGGAGGCTGGTGTGACCCCCATTGCGTCCCCGCCACACCCACAGCCTGCTGGAGAGAGTCCGGGCCTGGCCCGCCCCCAATGACTCATGGAACGGTTGGGAAACTGAGACCTGGAAAGGCAAGGATTGGCCCAAGACCCATGAGGTAGGCAGAGCCCAGAGGAGCAGGGAGGGTTCGACCTCATAGGCCAGCCTCAACTCTCCCGAGGGGCTTGCTTTGGGAACGAGAGCCCCTAACATCCTGGGGACCTGTGCCCACTCCCTGTCACCTGAGGTCCGTTGCTCTGGACACTCCCAGGTAGACACAAGTGTGTGgggcgtgcacacacacacacacacacacacacacgctgacTGCCCAGCTGGGAGTCAGAAAGGGACTGCACACTGGGGAGGTGACAAGAGGGACAGAACAAAGAGGCTGGAGGCAGCTCTgccatggggaggggagagatgccAGGCTGATGGGCAGGGGGTCTGCGAGGTGCCCCCGGGCTGCTTGGGTAGGAGCCATCCTTAGGTCACATGGAGAGGACAGGGTCTGGGCTCCTGTGTCCTCCACCGTGGGCCCCTGGGCTAGGACGAGACCCCCTGAGTTGAGGAACTACAGGAGAGAAGCTGTAAGTTGGGGTGCGTCGACCGAGTGGCACGGAGGTTCCCACAGGCTCCTAGGAGAGTCTGCTGACCCTGGCTCTCCATCCATGACCCCCTGTGCTCCAAGTCCTTGGGAAATGCTTTCTGTTCCCTCCAGGTCCTTCTGAGCAGCCTAGGGATTTGAGGGTCCTGAGACCTGGGTAGTGCAGAAAAGGGCAGAGCGCTGGACCACTCGCCCAAGGGCAGGGACAAGACCGTCCTTGATGGAGACTCGAGGTCCTCCTTTGGAAGAGCGTCTGGagttattgccctggctggggtGAGGAGGCCTTGGGAATGAACGGGACACCAGGACAGTGGCGGAAAGAGGGGAGCGAGAGAGGCTTCTGGGCTACCAGACATCCCCCCTGGAGCCTGCCAGCCCTGTTCCTTTGCCCCTCTGGCGCCAGGGACAGCGGCTGCCTTGACCGCATCCAAACAAAGGTGTGGACTTTGTTTCCTGGTTTTCTTGCCTGGGGCTGCAATGCTTGggatgaccaccagggggcgggcTGTGTCCACTGCTCAGCGGAGCTGCTGGAGCAGGGAAGGGACACGCAGGGGTCATTCTGGGCATCCCGCTGCCTCGGGCCCAACGTGCACATTTCTTACTAGTTTCCATGTCCAGACTGTGAGCTGCTCGGAGGCAGGAGCAGGGACCGCGCTAGGCCTGGGGGCGGTGTTGACAGGCCCCACGTGGTCCCTGTCCTCCCGGGAGCTCACAGCCTGGAGGGGCAGGAAGGCAGAGCTCAGAAGCAGGtccaggtgggaggggagagCCGCGCTGTGGAGAAAGGACGCAGGTGCTGAGGGACGCGTGATCTAGGGCGATCTAGGTGGGGTCTGAAGGCCTCCAGGGTGACATTTATGCTGTGACCAGAAGGACAAGAGGAGCCAGCCCTGCACACATGTCTGGGAGCAGTGCGTGGGGCTGGGGTACTTGGAGGCAGGAGAGAATCCAGTCTGTGGCTGGAGGGAGCTGGAGATGGGCTGGGGTGTGGGAGGGACAGGCCCAGCCTGGAGGGACATGCCAGTTGTCCCTGCTGTGTGACAGCATTGCTCTAACTTAGCACTTACAAGACCGGATGTTGACTGTCTCTCAATCTCTGGACCAGGGTCCATTAGTCCCTcaaggtccctgtgaggccgGGGCTGTGGTCTCCACCGAGGCTCTGCTGGGGCAGGCAGGGTCTGTCTCTGAGATCAATTCTGGGTTATTGACAGGATTCACTttggcctggggggggggcgcgtctctgttcttttctgtctctggGCTGGACCCTCTTGGTAATTGCACTGGGGCGCAATATGGCAGCTCATATACCTGATCTTGTTTCTCCATGTCATTgaaccagagacagagagagagagacggaggacaaagagagagagacagacagtagcAGCCACAAACTTTGCATAATTCCATTTCAGAATGACACCCCATCATTTTGTTCTACTCATCAGACCCTAGTGACAAAGTCCACCCAGTCTCAAGGGGAGGGGATACAGGGGCCTGTGGGAGCAGGGGATGGAAATGCTGGGAGCCATTACAGGGCTGCCCAGCACGCAGGCCAAGATGAGGCACTTGGCCCTGAGTCTGTCCATCATGGGAGCCCTGGAAGGTTGTGGGTCATTGCAGGGCTCCACCCAGGAGACTGTTCGAGGAGCTGGTCGATGGGAACACCCACCTCATCTCCATGAGAGGGGCAGGCCCATCAGACCACTAACAAGGGCAAGCACAGGCTCAGGATGAGCGTAGCTCCTGAGAGGTCTTTAGAACCAGGTCCCAGCTATGGCCGGGGAAGGCCCCCTGCCCAGTCACACCCTGAGTGGCACCCTGAGGGTCCTTCCCACGGTCTTCATGGTGCTCCACCTTCCTGGCTCCCACCTGGGAGCCAACTGAGCTGAGGACTTGGAGCTCATGGAGTCAGAGCCCAAAGATGAGAAGGTGGgtgtggggtgggatgggggcgCATGTAGCGGGGTCAGGGCCTGGACTCACAGGGAGGACTGTGAGCTGACACAGGACCCACCATCCCTGCAGGGAGAACCATCACCCCCCTGTACCTGTAGAGGAAGGACCAGGAGCTGGTGCTAAATGCAGAGATGGCTCTGGAATCTTCCTCAGTTCCCAGCTGTGAAGCCCCTTCAGCCTGCTCACCCACCAGGATTCAAAAATCCTCCATTTTTAAGCTATTCCTTtggattattttgaaattttattttccttttacattttctATGGCACTGTTTGTTTTAAACGATAATcaaattgtttccattttaaatggTGTGATTGCCAAGCGTGAAGTACATTCACAGCGCTAGGCAGCCGCCGCACTGCCCTGGGGCAGAAGAGCCCACCTCCCCGAAGGACACCCGCACCGGAAGCTCACACCCCGCGCGGCCCTCCCTGCCACCCGCCTGCTTCCGGTCCTTGCTCCCGGGCCTCTTCTGATGGCTCCTGTCAACACAAACTCACAACAGGTCTCTGTGTCTGCTCACACTTTTGTTGTCTGTATTTATCAGAAAtagcatttttgttatttatgaaAGGGAAATCCTAGATGGGTtaacagatgtaaaaaaaaaggCTCTTTTATTAAAGTCTGTGCATAATCTTGGGGTCGCTGTCCTAAGTGTGACCCCAGAGCCAGAGCCGCTCAGGAAACTGCCCGAAAACAAAACAAGGGAAATGCAGGAAGCTGGGCAGCTGGACCACAAACGGGGAGCTTTTCTCACGACCCAAGGAGGAGGGAGGTGTGACGTCCCTGTGGTGCCGGAAACTCCCAAAGGTCAAAGGTCGGTGTTTTCTAAGGGACGGAGGCAAACGTGCCCTTCCAAGGAGAGGCAGTGCACACGCCAGTGCCTGCCAGAGATGCCCCGCAGCCCGGATGGGGACACCTGTCCTGAAAACATGGCAGAGAGAGCACGGTCAGCGTCGGACTGGCAGGCTTCTGGCCTGGTGGCCAGCAGCCCTGGGGATGTTACATCCTagcgagataggccacagcagacacaaagtaaattttacaagttttattgcagacctgcacagggactgcaggcaacccatgcaagggagcactgcagccccccaaacctgcgcaggggatgcaggtaacccacacaggggaacactgcagccccccaaacctgcacagccaacaaactgcgcagggactgcagccccccaaacctgcacagggactgcagctaacccacacgggggcacactgcagccaaccaaacctgcgcagccaacaaactgcgcagggactgcaaccccccaaacctgcacagggactgcagccccgagcttctaaaatggctcctttttatagggtggctatctaggatgagcaagcatcatacagaagctaatgtggctgttagtcattggctagggaggtcgtgcgcagttacagggggggtattactcagtggagaatttcaaacataaacttctgataagggtctctgactcaatgcaggatgttgctgaactctttgttctcagcgtcacagggaccttgtacactcttggcagccccagcatgtcagtacgccctgaatctaacagggacaaggggagggagcagaggccccagcagGTCCCCTGGAGAGAACGGGAAAGGCCCCTCCTCTGGGAAACTGCACAGGAGACCATCAGAGTCCCACAGGGGCGTGCCTTCCCCGGACAGTGCTCCTCCTGGGAGGTCACCCCGCAGGCATTCTTGCACAATTTCTAAAGGTATATTTTCAGGACTACCCATCAGAGCACCGATGAAATTTCtgggaattagaaaaaaaactaatgtccACGGAAAGGGGTTGGATCCATCCATCCTGGTCCACATGGACGGGGGGAGATGAGCTGCTGCTGAAGTGGGTGCGGGGGTCTCTGTGCGCTCCCAGACAGACCCCTCAGGGGTCCTCTCAGGTGAGACACGTGTGGACCGACCTTCCGCATCTAGGATCCCACCTGTTAGACCACACACACGTGATTTGAACAGGCGACATGCATATATGTGTAAATGAGTCTGTGAGTGAGAGTGTGAAAACCCACAAGcagaaaccacattttaaaatgaagtttgGAGGCCGGGAGAGAGAACTCTCATGAATGTGTCACTCAAGGCACACCCCGACCCCGACCGGAACAGCTGCCACTCGCACCTGCTGCAGGAAGGGACAGACCCTGCATCACCAGCTGGTTAGAAGGAAGAGAAAGTTCCTCCTCCCCCAGTTAAAGCTCAGCCAATGGGAGAGGCTAGAAATCAGCCAATGAGAAACTACGACACTTCCAACTCGCCCTCTCCTCCAATGGACGCTCTGTTAACAACAGCCGCTCCAAACGCCCCGCCTACGCAACCCTATAAAAGAGCATCTCTCTTCTTCGGGACTTGTAGGTAGTTCACAGTCCCCACGTGCCAGTAGCAATTCTTTGTCGTTTGGGAATAAACCCATTTTGCTGGAGAGGCGCTGGCTGTTTGTTACAAGTCAACATTCTTTGGTGGCCCATATGGGATCCAGAGATGATGACCCTGACACCCCAGGGCTGGCGAGCAAGAAGGTGGCCCCCGCAAAGCCCCGCTTTCTTGCTGACCTCAGAGCATGGGGTGAGTTTTTCTCCTCCGTCCCGGCTTGAGCTCCCCTTGTGTTTTGAAGCTCCCCCGGCTGTAATCGGATCAGCTGACGCTCGTCCTTTCCTGGGTGAGGCTGGTGGCATGTTGGCCTGACCCTATCAAAATCGGACTGCTCCAGGGGAGCTATGCTGGTCAGCCTTTGGTCCGATTCCTCTCGGTACTGGACTGTTCCTCTCGGGACTGAGCTGGTGTTTGCCTGCGGCCTGAGGTTCTGAAGAATGGGATCCCAGCCTTCGAAATACTTGAGCACCCCCTGCCCCAGACTCTGGGGAATTTCATGTTTAGAAGCTGCGGCCCCTCCTCATCTGCATGTCCTGCTTAAATACGCCAATCGACCAAACGTAATTTAGCTCCATATTGGCCATTAAGGGAGAACTTTTGAAATCTCCTGACCCAGTTTTCTTAAAACCGGAGTGCACAGCTGTAGCTCTGAAATTGTCAAAACGGAGCAGAACGCCTCTTTGCATGGGTATGATGAGAGTTTCCGAATGTTACTAGCAGTCTTAAAATTGCctctttgcaaaataaaaatggaagatgAACAAAGAGAGACGAAGTGGTTCTGAGAAGCCTCACGCACCCGTCCCGGGCTCCCGCACCTCACAGGCTCTGCCGGCCGGCGGCGCCACCTGCCTCCTCTGACCCGGTCAGAGCCTGTGCCTTTAGAGTTAAGCCCACTGAGGACCGAAAGACAAAACCCTCATTTCTTCTATTTCCCGCACTGAAGCTGAACTCGGAACCATCGTCAGTTGTGTTTCCGAAGATGTCTAAGGACCTCGACCGGTTTGCTGACAACATCCTATCGCTGTTGGAACCTGTTGACCTGGGAGCCTGTGTGCGAAGCTCATCGGCCAACGGGCCGCGCTCCTGGAGACAGAAGGAGCTCCATCCGGCTTGTTAGCGCGCTCAGAGTTAACAGAGCTACTCAGGCATAGTCAACAGCTGAAGGAAAGCCAGAATTTTCTTCGGAAAAAACCCATCCGAGGTCGGCTATAACAGAACAGGTCCCTCCAGCTCCGGTAGCAAGTCAGCGTTGTGGGCCGATCAGCAGGCTTTGGGAAAAGCTACTTAACTGCAACTGTTCGTGGAGGTCTCTGGTGAGTGTTTTAGGATTTTGCCAGAAACCcggttggtttttctttttctttttctttttttttttgtatttttctgaagttggaaatagggaggcagtcagacagactcctgcatgtgccccacagggatccacccggcatgcccaccagggggcaatgctctgcccatctggggcgtcactctgttgcaaccagagccattctagcgcctgaggcagaggccacagagccatcctcagcgcccgggccaaccttgctccaatggagccttggctgcgggaggggaagagagagacagagaggaaggagagggggaggggtggagaagcagatgggtgcttctcctgtgtgccctggccgggaatcgaacccgggactcccgca from Saccopteryx leptura isolate mSacLep1 chromosome 2, mSacLep1_pri_phased_curated, whole genome shotgun sequence carries:
- the LCN10 gene encoding epididymal-specific lipocalin-10, translated to MGLGRLLPVLALVLVLVLALAVGSQPQEQGLRESQHLNWNKFSGFWYILAIASDTRGFLPGRDKRKLGASVMQVHKAGQLKVVLALNRWQGCQAYTLILRKDGKKSVFRNTLKGVKGFRVLSTDYSYGVVDLRLGRASHTSKTLLLFSRQNVSSFLSMKKFADICEILDLTRGATVLPKDASCAHTILP